The Thunnus thynnus chromosome 22, fThuThy2.1, whole genome shotgun sequence genome includes a window with the following:
- the LOC137174378 gene encoding uncharacterized protein — MKWLKKETDQLKLQLEKNSRMFHLEVGLAPNTVLSALSGSLSSHTLTFLVIFLLIHTCGADPSGSLISFTPAAFYSVLAFVFVVVVAFCILFACYIQRCKGSESDMERGLLEDPSTSTLEYGTGDLERKTSVIDTLKEQKKLLENQKDQLKSQLEEVERKMMENKEKLLSVENKITEAERENKDKGGLLKEKENLTDVKWKLEEQKTSLEKLKLNVEQLQQIIDALAGGDRVQ, encoded by the exons ATGAAATGGCTGAAGAAAGAGACGGATCAACTTAAACTGCAATTGGAGAAG aactCCAGGATGTTTCACCTAGAGGTTGGATTAGCACCAAACACTGTTCTCAGCGCCCTCAGTGGATCACTCTCCAGTCACACTCTCACCTTCCTCGTCATCTTTCTCCTTATACACACTTGTGGAG cCGATCCATCGGGTTCTCTTATTTCTTTCACCCCGGCTGCCTTTTATTCTGTCTTGGCTTTTGTCTTTGTGGTTGTTGTCGCATTCTGTATTCTGTTTGCTTGTTACATACAGAGATGTAAAG GTTCAGAATCAGACATGGAGAGAGGATTATTAGAAGATCCCTCAACATCTACTCTTGAGTATGGGACAGGAG ATTTAGAGAGGAAAACCAGCGTGATTGATACACTAAAGGAACAGAAAAAGCTACTTGAGAACCAGAAAGATCAACTGAAGTCACAactggaggaggtggagagaaagaTGATGGAGAACAAGGAGAAGCTTCTCTCTGTGGAGAACAAAATAACTGAggctgagagagaaaataaagataaagggggattattaaaagaaaaagaaaatctaacaGATGTCAAATGGAAACTAGAAGAGCAAAAGACAAGCTTGGAGAAACTGAAGCTGAATGTGGAGCAGCTACAGCAGATAATAGATGCTTTAGCTGGTGGTGACCGAGTACAATAA
- the LOC137175198 gene encoding low affinity immunoglobulin gamma Fc region receptor III-A-like → MDVTALCIRLLINVLMVLVAQVHNSYCTQNDDAAFPHIVPNRLQFFEYESISVNCMTEQRVMRTLKEINQTNISNWVTSAGSGTVDPAYPSDSGEYWCEDGEGLRRSAVNISVTAGSVILESPVLPVKEGDNVTLRCTKKKSTSNIADFYKDGHRIRTGYEGNLIIHNVSRSHEGLYKCNISGDGESPESRLAVGGET, encoded by the exons ATGGACGTTACAGCTCTCTGCATCAGACTGT TGATTAATGTGTTGATGGTGCTGGTTGCACAAGTTCACAACAGTTATTGTACTCAAAATGATG atGCAGCTTTTCCTCATATTGTTCCAAACAGACTGCAGTTTTTTGAATATGAGTCGATCTCTGTAAACTGTATGACTGAACAGAGAGTGATGAGGACACTCAaggaaataaatcaaacaaatatttcTAACTGGGTGACATCAGCAGGATCTGGCACTGTTGATCCTGCCTATCCATCAGACAGTGGAGAATACTGGTGTGAGGATGGAGAGGGACTGAGACGCAGTGCTGTTAACATCAGTGTCACTG CTGGTTCTGTGATCTTGGAGAGTCCTGTTCTTCCAGTGAAGGAGGGAGACAATGTGACTCTGCGCTGTACAAAGAAGAAAAGTACATCTAACATAGCTGATTTCTATAAAGATGGCCATCGCATCAGGACTGGCTATGAAGGAAACTTGATCATCCACAATGTTTCCAGATCACATGAAGGTCTTTACAAATGCAACATCTCTGGAGATGGAGAGTCACCAGAGAGCCGGCTGGCTGTTGGAGGTGAGACGTAA
- the LOC137174725 gene encoding high affinity immunoglobulin epsilon receptor subunit alpha-like, producing the protein MEVTALCIRLMLGVLVLLVAQVHHSYFAQKADAAFPRIIPDRLQFIEYETVSVHCEENDGFTRWRVKTKLNKINLTNSDCNTSAPSCTINPIFERHSGEYWCEDEEGEKSDAVNIFVTAGSVILGSPAHPVLEGDDVILYCKNKKTQSQHIADFYKDGSHLRTQYMGNMTIQNVSKSDEGLYKCSISGAGESPESRLKISKQSNNDLFFFCVCVFLSRFKM; encoded by the exons ATGGAGGTTACAGCTCTCTGCATCAGACTGA TGTTGGGTGTGTTGGTCCTGCTGGTTGCACAAGTTCACCACAGTTACTTTGCTCAGAAAGCTG aTGCAGCTTTTCCTCGTATTATTCCAGACAGACTGCAGTTCATTGAATATGAGACTGTCTCTGTACATTGTGAGGAGAATGATGGCTTCACTAGATGGAGAGTGAAGACGAAGCTCAACAAAATCAATCTAACAAACTCTGACTGCAACACATCAGCTCCATCCTGCACCATTAATCCTATCTTTGAAAGACACAGTGGAGAATACTGGTGTGAAgatgaagagggagaaaaaagtgATGCTGTAAATATCTTTGTCACTG CTGGTTCTGTGATCCTGGGGAGTCCTGCCCATCCTGTGTTGGAGGGAGATGATGTGATTCTGTAttgtaaaaacaagaaaactcaGTCACAACACATAGCAGATTTCTACAAAGATGGCTCCCATCTCAGGACTCAGTATATGGGCAACATGACCATCCAAAATGTTTCCAAGTCTGATGAAGGACTCTACAAGTGCAGCATCTCTGGAGCTGGAGAATCACCAGAGAGCCGGCTGAAGATTTCAAAACAAAGTAACAatgatttgttctttttttgtgtgtgtgtttttctctccaggTTCAAGATGTGA